One Thioclava electrotropha DNA segment encodes these proteins:
- a CDS encoding ABC transporter substrate-binding protein, whose translation MIRALLTLTLWLCLSSTVAAAEPEAVRTFGPDQPVRKITLRTTTDVNILAPAIEAFLDTQPGLAIRFEQWGSNDLYDISEADCASGKPGADLVISSGVQHVVKLVNDNCAATWVSPETTALPKDLRWRDQVWGISREPAVMIYNRALVPPEDVPRTRFDLVDLLRPAQSPYTGKVATYDIADSGLGFLFAFLDSQEASTFGALTEAFARSGAVATCCSAEIIDGVAGGRYLIAYNILGSYAAQAARDNPDLGIIAPADYTLVLSRAAYLPGREPNPTAAKLLDFLLSPGGQRALAETKLIDPITRDGGGSDETLALQRLIALGPALLVATDTMKTARFLERWRDIFAQ comes from the coding sequence ATGATCCGCGCGCTCCTGACCCTGACGCTCTGGCTATGCCTGAGTTCCACCGTCGCGGCGGCCGAGCCCGAAGCCGTCCGCACCTTCGGCCCCGATCAGCCCGTGCGCAAGATCACCCTGCGCACCACGACCGATGTGAACATCCTCGCCCCCGCGATCGAGGCGTTTCTCGACACCCAGCCCGGCCTTGCGATCCGGTTCGAGCAATGGGGCTCGAACGACCTCTACGATATTTCCGAGGCCGACTGCGCGTCCGGCAAACCCGGCGCCGATCTGGTCATCAGTTCCGGTGTGCAGCATGTGGTGAAGCTGGTGAACGACAATTGCGCCGCCACCTGGGTCTCGCCCGAGACGACGGCGCTGCCGAAGGACCTGCGCTGGCGCGATCAGGTCTGGGGCATCTCGCGCGAGCCTGCGGTGATGATCTACAACCGCGCGCTGGTCCCGCCCGAGGACGTGCCGCGCACGCGCTTCGATCTGGTGGACCTGCTGCGGCCCGCGCAATCGCCCTACACCGGCAAGGTCGCGACCTATGACATCGCGGATTCAGGGCTCGGGTTCCTGTTCGCTTTCCTCGACAGTCAGGAGGCCAGCACCTTCGGCGCGCTGACCGAGGCCTTCGCGCGCTCCGGCGCGGTCGCCACCTGCTGCTCGGCCGAGATCATCGATGGAGTCGCGGGCGGGCGCTACCTGATCGCCTATAATATCCTCGGCTCCTACGCGGCGCAGGCGGCGCGTGACAATCCCGATCTGGGGATCATCGCGCCCGCCGATTACACGCTTGTTCTGTCGCGTGCAGCCTATCTGCCGGGACGCGAGCCCAATCCGACCGCCGCGAAGCTGCTGGATTTCCTGCTCTCGCCCGGCGGTCAGAGGGCGCTTGCGGAGACCAAGCTGATCGACCCGATCACGCGCGACGGTGGCGGCAGCGACGAGACGCTGGCCCTGCAACGCCTCATCGCGCTTGGCCCGGCGCTACTGGTTGCGACGGATACGATGAAAACCGCGCGATTCCTCGAACGCTGGCGCGACATCTTCGCGCAATAG
- a CDS encoding sensor histidine kinase, whose product MSDGPLPRETGLSATRSLTARLVTGLSGLMIVGGLILALAAFAYGRAAARDAFDRLLVGAANDIAASISIRDGAPVVDLPVSAFELLALAPDDRIAYQVSGPKGAVLTGYEDLPRPDTTAQDSELYDARFKGEPARYIRVTRRFAERQFSGTVEVIVGQTLRARTQLALSITRNALGGLAVGGIAMLAFAIIIVHSALRPLERLAHRISERDPQDLTPIRAAVPREVDVMVQATNGFMGRLDRQFATMKSLISDTAHQLRTPVAALRAQSDLAAEEDDPARRDQIVAKMHSGTVRLSRLLDQMLSRALVIHRADSARRERVDLRNIALDIFEEGDHAALAPGSEIRLEIAEAEVPVLADELSLSEAAKNLLGNALAHGEAPVTIGAELRDGRARLWVRDAGPGPTPELRARLGERFASGHSDTRRRGASSGLGLAIAQSVAETYGGTLEMESDAAGFTIAITLPQAEETT is encoded by the coding sequence ATGTCTGACGGCCCTCTCCCCCGCGAGACCGGCCTTTCCGCCACGCGCTCGCTGACCGCGCGGCTCGTGACCGGGCTGTCGGGGCTGATGATCGTCGGCGGGTTGATCCTCGCACTTGCCGCCTTCGCCTATGGGCGCGCGGCGGCCCGTGACGCCTTCGACCGGCTGCTGGTGGGCGCGGCCAATGACATCGCCGCCTCGATCTCGATCCGCGACGGCGCGCCTGTCGTCGATCTGCCGGTCTCGGCGTTTGAGCTACTGGCCCTCGCCCCCGATGACCGCATCGCCTATCAGGTCAGCGGCCCGAAAGGCGCGGTGCTGACGGGCTACGAGGACCTGCCCCGCCCCGACACGACCGCACAAGATTCCGAGCTTTACGACGCACGCTTCAAGGGAGAGCCCGCACGCTACATCCGGGTCACGCGCCGTTTCGCGGAGCGCCAGTTCTCCGGCACGGTGGAGGTGATCGTGGGGCAAACCCTGCGGGCACGCACCCAGCTTGCGCTCAGCATCACCCGCAACGCGCTTGGCGGGCTGGCGGTCGGCGGCATCGCCATGCTCGCCTTCGCGATCATCATCGTCCATAGCGCACTGCGCCCGCTGGAGCGGTTGGCCCATCGCATCTCGGAGCGCGACCCGCAGGACCTCACCCCGATCCGCGCCGCCGTGCCGCGTGAGGTCGATGTGATGGTGCAGGCGACGAACGGGTTCATGGGGCGACTGGACCGGCAATTCGCCACGATGAAAAGCCTGATCTCGGACACCGCGCATCAGCTTCGCACCCCCGTTGCGGCGCTGCGCGCGCAATCCGACCTCGCCGCCGAGGAAGACGACCCCGCCCGGCGCGACCAGATCGTCGCGAAGATGCATTCCGGCACGGTACGGCTGAGCCGCCTGCTCGACCAGATGCTGTCGCGCGCGCTTGTGATCCACCGCGCCGACAGTGCGCGGCGCGAGCGGGTCGATCTGCGCAACATCGCCTTGGATATCTTCGAGGAAGGCGATCATGCGGCCCTCGCGCCGGGCAGCGAAATCCGGCTGGAGATCGCCGAGGCGGAGGTGCCCGTGCTGGCCGACGAACTCTCGCTGTCCGAGGCCGCGAAGAACCTGCTGGGCAATGCGCTGGCGCATGGCGAAGCCCCGGTCACCATCGGTGCGGAGCTGCGCGACGGGCGCGCCCGGCTCTGGGTGCGCGACGCAGGCCCCGGTCCCACGCCCGAGCTGCGCGCGCGTCTGGGCGAGCGTTTCGCGTCTGGACATTCGGACACGCGGCGGCGCGGTGCGTCGAGCGGGCTGGGCCTCGCCATCGCGCAATCGGTGGCGGAAACCTATGGCGGCACGCTGGAAATGGAGAGCGATGCGGCAGGCTTCACCATCGCGATCACCCTGCCCCAGGCCGAGGAGACCACATGA
- a CDS encoding response regulator transcription factor, whose amino-acid sequence MRLLLVEDAEELAEATQRRLARSGMACDLAASVGEARDFLAVQAYDAVILDINLPDGSGTDLLREMRAQAATMPVLMLTAQFSVDDKISAFELGADDYLVKPFDHRELEARLHAIGRRQTTDRSADLELGHLRYNATAGSATVGDQALKLTGREFALLGILMRNAGQVMSKDRLHEGLYAFDDAVPGDNAIELYIARLRKKIAGSGVEIETLRGRGYRLAARDGDV is encoded by the coding sequence ATGCGGCTCTTGCTAGTGGAGGATGCCGAGGAGCTGGCCGAGGCCACGCAACGTCGGCTTGCGCGCTCGGGCATGGCCTGCGATCTCGCCGCCTCCGTGGGCGAGGCGCGCGACTTTCTGGCGGTGCAGGCCTATGACGCGGTGATCCTCGACATCAACCTGCCCGATGGCAGCGGCACGGACCTTCTGCGCGAGATGCGCGCGCAGGCCGCCACGATGCCGGTGCTGATGCTGACCGCGCAATTCTCGGTGGATGACAAGATCTCCGCCTTTGAACTCGGGGCTGACGACTATCTCGTAAAACCCTTTGATCACCGTGAGTTGGAGGCAAGACTTCATGCGATCGGCCGGCGGCAGACGACGGATCGCTCCGCCGATCTGGAGCTTGGCCATCTGCGCTATAACGCGACAGCAGGCAGCGCCACGGTCGGGGATCAGGCGCTGAAACTGACGGGGCGCGAATTCGCGCTGCTGGGCATTCTGATGCGCAATGCGGGGCAAGTGATGTCGAAGGATCGGCTGCACGAGGGGCTTTACGCTTTCGACGACGCGGTGCCGGGCGACAATGCGATCGAGCTTTATATCGCGCGGCTGCGCAAGAAGATCGCGGGCAGCGGGGTCGAGATCGAGACCCTGCGCGGACGCGGCTACCGTCTGGCGGCACGGGATGGCGATGTCTGA
- a CDS encoding Bug family tripartite tricarboxylate transporter substrate binding protein, which yields MAFKLMRAAIAVAALTVATGASAQECIAPANPGGGWDFTCRQVGKTMQDLGLIDSTVQVVNLAGGGGGVAFAEVVNKRNDDDNLIVAASSATATRLAQGAYPGNSMDQVRWIGSIGADYGVIAVAADSDIQTLPELLDKIKADPNSVSVAGGSAVGGWDHLKVLIAADAYGIDDVRKVKYIAFDGGGEAVTQLLAGSVQAFTGDLSEAKGFVDSGDIRVIAVLAPERLDGEFSEFPTAKEQGVDAIGANWRGFYAPGGMSDEAYQAWVDKVGQLYASDEWKQVMAANGLAPLDLQGAEFESFVQNSVQQIQDISRQIGIIK from the coding sequence ATGGCTTTTAAACTCATGCGCGCGGCGATTGCCGTCGCGGCACTCACCGTTGCGACCGGCGCTTCGGCGCAGGAATGCATCGCGCCCGCGAACCCCGGCGGCGGCTGGGACTTCACCTGCCGTCAGGTCGGCAAAACCATGCAGGATCTGGGCCTTATCGACTCGACCGTGCAGGTCGTGAACCTCGCCGGTGGCGGCGGTGGCGTGGCCTTCGCCGAAGTGGTCAACAAGCGCAATGACGACGACAACCTGATTGTCGCGGCCTCCTCGGCCACCGCGACCCGTCTGGCGCAAGGCGCCTATCCGGGCAACTCGATGGATCAGGTCCGCTGGATCGGTTCGATCGGCGCGGATTACGGCGTGATCGCCGTCGCAGCCGACAGCGACATCCAGACGCTTCCGGAACTGCTCGACAAGATCAAGGCCGATCCGAATTCGGTCTCCGTCGCGGGCGGCTCGGCCGTGGGCGGCTGGGATCACCTCAAGGTGCTGATCGCGGCGGACGCTTACGGCATCGATGATGTGCGCAAGGTCAAATACATCGCCTTCGACGGCGGCGGCGAAGCGGTCACCCAGCTTCTGGCGGGTTCGGTTCAGGCCTTCACCGGCGATCTGTCGGAAGCCAAGGGCTTCGTCGACTCCGGTGATATCCGCGTGATCGCGGTGCTGGCGCCCGAGCGTCTGGACGGCGAATTCTCGGAATTCCCGACCGCGAAAGAGCAGGGCGTGGATGCGATCGGCGCGAACTGGCGCGGCTTCTACGCGCCGGGCGGCATGTCCGACGAGGCTTACCAGGCTTGGGTCGACAAGGTCGGCCAGCTCTATGCCTCCGACGAGTGGAAGCAGGTGATGGCGGCCAACGGTCTGGCCCCGCTCGACCTGCAGGGCGCTGAATTCGAGAGCTTCGTGCAGAATTCGGTCCAGCAAATCCAGGATATCTCGCGCCAGATCGGCATCATCAAGTAA
- a CDS encoding tripartite tricarboxylate transporter TctB family protein, whose translation MSDRIFGAVGLCLALFYGWATLQIQESFLSDAVGPKTFPLVIAVILGLSSLVILLRPDPDPVWPSLSRLAEILAAVVVMILYAEFLPVVGFLIATAFASAYLTWRLGTRPLQSIVVGVATSIGIYVIFKLVLGLSLASGPFGF comes from the coding sequence ATGAGTGATCGCATCTTCGGCGCCGTCGGCCTGTGCCTTGCGCTGTTCTACGGCTGGGCGACGCTGCAAATCCAAGAAAGTTTCCTGTCGGATGCGGTGGGGCCGAAAACCTTTCCGCTGGTGATCGCGGTGATCCTCGGGCTCTCCTCGCTCGTGATCTTGCTGCGCCCCGATCCCGACCCGGTCTGGCCGAGCCTCTCGCGGCTCGCCGAAATCCTCGCCGCAGTGGTGGTGATGATCCTCTATGCCGAGTTTCTGCCCGTCGTGGGCTTCCTGATCGCGACCGCCTTTGCCAGCGCCTACCTGACATGGCGGCTGGGCACGCGGCCGCTGCAATCCATCGTCGTCGGCGTCGCCACCTCGATCGGTATCTACGTAATTTTCAAGCTGGTGCTGGGCCTCTCGCTCGCCAGCGGCCCCTTCGGCTTCTGA